A DNA window from Carassius gibelio isolate Cgi1373 ecotype wild population from Czech Republic chromosome A8, carGib1.2-hapl.c, whole genome shotgun sequence contains the following coding sequences:
- the LOC128018928 gene encoding bromodomain and PHD finger-containing protein 3 isoform X1, with product MRKPRRRGGLPGAQSDAADTGTAGRGASQPRSLSPYRLKVSPTRETLTYAQAQKIVEVDLDGRLHRISIFDPLMVITEDEMTAQDIAECNSNKENSEQSSVTVVVSSPRRSMAHRGKKKDAKQLSSSSSQNHCSNSLGQTPVHSSVNSHHGTLPKPTFREQESYEPVEASPRPSAYYRYIEKSGEEMETDAEYDMDEEDVAWLELVNEKRVSDGHPQVSPDTFELLIDRLEKESFLESRSQAPSQSIIDEDAFCCVCLDDECLNSNVILFCDICNLAVHQECYGVPYIPEGQWLCRCCLQSPSRPVDCVLCPNQGGAFKQTSDGRWAHVVCAIWIPEVCFANTVFLEPIEGVDNIPPARWKLTCYLCKQKGCGASIQCHKANCYTAFHVTCAQRAGLFMKIEPVRETTVNGTTFSVKKTAFCEAHSPPAKDGSDDETGGRVLGCRANRGCSAYTQTPQLKKQRRSNKLDSKQKKEEVSKKVATPLVTVSEIPTQRLNKMSKDVIIQKKNQFMQRLHNYWLLKRQSRNGVPLIRRLHSHLQGQRSAEQAEPDEKLNAVREELKYWQKLRHDLERARLLIELIRKREKLKREQVKIHQAATEHQLTPVLVLLRSTLEQLQEKDTAKIFAQPVNLKEVPDYMEFITHPMDFSTIKSKLEAHKYRSITDLEADFNLMISNCLLYNAKDTVFYQAAIRLRDLGGAILRHAQRQAQNTGFDLDTGMHLAESPHKNDYYRCTLEDVDTLLDPDNRLHMTTENQLRELLDKLDVVTSMRSSGARTRRIRLIRREINNIRYKQQTRNSHMLNGDLKEEEEEEDEDKEMDGEHNLSSSSSDKDDCKSTPPPMLEPTGLALSPPPSDTHQEPPTLRPMTSDPRTTPCTPKRLKLNSESQEADSDAAPVNSCTKPEDRLPENKLINGLSSTESPTRLATGGVGRRTSVLFKKAKNGAKLQRERDNQMQNRSREEAVSTDPDPARTPNCNANIKTETSAQPKPSTPPPISTPAKQRARSRSCSPEHERTPPRLILEPALTNGFRKHRDGSSDSECSSSPILRELISTPKKSRGKPALSKVPFLETVNGDFDYTGTDALSNGDAPEPEPLDLVWAKSRGYPSYPALIIDPDMPQEGLLHNGVPIPVPPLDVLRLGEQRQEEAGEKLYLVLFFDNKRTWQWLSRDKVIPLGVDDTSDKLRMMEGKKTSIRKSVQVAYDRAMIHLSRVRGDHGFVCSNFM from the exons ATGAGAAAACCACGACGGAGGGGAGGCCTCCCCGGAGCCCAAAGTGATGCCGCAGACACAGGTACAGCAGGTAGGGGGGCATCACAGCCACGCTCACTCTCTCCCTACCGGCTGAAGGTTTCACCCACCAGAGAAACCCTAACGTACGCCCAGGCTCAAAAGATTGTGGAGGTGGACCTGGATGGAAGATTGCATCGGATCAGCATCTTTGACCCTTTGATGGTGATCACTGAAGATGAGATGACAGCTCAGGACATTGCTGAGTGCAACAGCAACAAGGAGAACAGCGAGCAGTCATCGGTGACCGTCGTCGTCAGCTCTCCGCGCCGATCGATGGCTCACAGGGGGAAAAAGAAAGATGCAAAGCAGTTGTCATCATCGTCATCACAAAACCACTGCTCCAACTCTCTCGGACAAACTCCAGTGCATTCTAGCGTCAACAGCCACCACGGCACCTTACCCAAGCCCACTTTTAGAGAACAAGAGTCTTATGAACCAGTTGAAGCGTCTCCTCGCCCTTCGGCATACTACCGTTACATTGAGAAGTCCGGTGAAGAGATGGAAACGGATGCAGAGTATGATATGGACGAGGAGGACGTGGCCTGGCTTGAGCTGGTGAATGAAAAACGAGTGTCAGATGGCCATCCGCAAGTGTCACCTGACACTTTTGAACTCCTGATAGATCGTCTAGAAAAAGAGTCGTTCTTGGAGTCGCGAAGCCAAGCTCCCTCACAGAGCATCATCGATGAAGACGCCTTCTGCTGCGTCTGCCTCGACGATGAATGTCTCAACAGTAACGTCATCCTGTTTTGTGACATCTGCAACCTTGCTGTGCACCAGGAGTGTTACGGCGTTCCCTACATCCCTGAGGGCCAGTGGCTCTGCCGCTGTTGCCTGCAGTCACCCTCTCGCCCCGTGGACTGTGTGCTTTGCCCGAATCAGGGCGGAGCGTTTAAACAGACCAGCGATGGGCGATGGGCACATGTGGTCTGCGCCATTTGGATCCCAGAGGTGTGTTTCGCCAACACGGTCTTCCTTGAGCCCATTGAGGGCGTGGACAACATTCCTCCAGCTAGGTGGAAGCTAACATGCTACCTGTGCAAGCAGAAAGGTTGCGGGGCGTCCATTCAGTGCCACAAGGCCAACTGCTACACAGCCTTCCATGTAACCTGTGCGCAGAGAGCTGGACTCTTTATGAAAATAGAGCCGGTCAGAGAGACTACTGTGAATGGGACTACGTTTTCAGTGAAAAAGACTGCATTTTGTGAGGCACACTCACCGCCTGCGAAGGACGGGTCAGATGATGAGACCGGGGGGAGGGTTTTGGGGTGTCGGGCTAATAGGGGGTGCAGTGCCTACACGCAGACGCCACAGCTTAAAAAGCAGAGACGAAGCAATAAACTGGATTCTAAGCAAAAGAAAGAAGAGGTGTCAAAAAAAGTTGCAACACCATTGGTCACTGTTTCAGAAATACCTACTCAAAG ATTGAACAAAATGTCTAAAGATGTGATCATACAGAAGAAGAATCAGTTCATGCAGAGACTTCACAACTATTGGTTACTTAAGCGTCAGTCACGCAACGGAGTGCCTCTCATTCGTCGTTTACATTCCCATCTGCAGGGCCAGAGGAGTGCAGAACAG GCAGAGCCAGATGAAAAGCTGAATGCTGTGAGAGAAGAGCTGAAATACTGGCAAAAGCTTCGTCACGATCTGGAGCGAGCGCGACTCCTGATCGAGCTCATCCGCAAGAGAGAGAAGCTAAAGCGAGAGCAG GTGAAGATTCACCAGGCTGCGACTGAGCATCAGTTAACTCCTGTCCTGGTACTGCTGCGCTCCACTTTAGAACAGCTTCAGGAGAAAGATACTGCAAAAATATTTGCTCAGCCTGTCAACTTGAAAGAG GTCCCAGATTACATGGAGTTTATCACACACCCCATGGACTTCTCCACCATAAAATCCAAATTGGAGGCTCACAAATATCGCTCTATCACTGACCTTGAGGCTGATTTCAACCTCATGATCTCCAACTGCCTGCTTTATAATGCTAAAGACACTGTGTTTTACCAAGCTGCAATACGCCTGAGGGACTTAGGAGGTGCTATCCTGAGGCACGCCCAGAGACAAGCCCAAAACACAGGCTTTGACCTGGACACAGGCATGCACCTGGCAGAATCACCGCACAAAAACGACTACTACCGCTGCACTTTGGAAGATG TCGACACGCTGCTAGACCCTGATAATCGATTGCACATGACAACAGAAAACCAGTTGAGGGAGCTGCTAGACAAATTGGACGTGGTGACGTCCATGCGCTCGAGTGGTGCACGCACACGGCGTATACGCCTGATCCGGCGAGAAATCAACAACATCCGCTATAAACAGCAAACAAGGAACTCACACATGCTCAATGGAGACCtcaaagaagaagaggaggaggaggatgaagacaaAGAGATGGATGGTGAGCATAACCTGTCGTCATCATCGTCAGATAAAG ATGACTGTAAGTCAACTCCCCCACCCATGCTGGAACCCACAGGCCTTGCTTTGTCCCCTCCACCATCAGACACCCACCAGGAACCACCGACCCTGCGACCCATGACGTCCGACCCTAGGACAACCCCATGCACACCCAAGCGCCTCAAACTCAACAGCGAGAGCCAAGAGGCCGATTCAGATGCTGCACCTGTGAACAGCTGCACGAAACCTGAGGACCGCCTGCCCGAAAACAAACTGATCAACGGCCTCTCCTCCACGGAGTCACCGACCCGACTTGCCACAGGAGGAGTTGGGCGACGAACGTCCGTCctctttaaaaaagcaaaaaatggaGCAAAGCTCCAGCGTGAGCGAGACAATCAGATGCAGAACAGAAGCAGGGAGGAGGCCGTCAGCACTGACCCAGACCCTGCACGCACACCTAACTGCAATGCCAACATCAAGACTGAAACCTCAGCCCAGCCAAAACCTTCAACACCTCCGCCAATATCAACCCCAGCCAAACAGAGAGCAAGAAGCCGCAGCTGTAGTCCAGAGCATGAGAGAACACCCCCTCGACTGATTCTAGAGCCTG cTCTTACCAACGGATTCAGAAAGCACCGAGATGGCAGCTCTGACTCAGAATGCAGCTCATCTCCGATTCTCAGAGAACT CATCTCAACCCCAAAAAAGAGCCGAGGGAAACCTGCTTTGTCCAAAGTACCTTTCTTGGAAACGGTTAACGGAGACTTTGACTACACTGGGACTG ATGCTCTGTCAAATGGGGATGCGCCTGAACCCGAACCTCTGGATTTGGTGTGGGCCAAAAGTAGAGGATATCCGTCCTACCCTGCTCTG ATCATAGATCCAGACATGCCTCAGGAGGGTCTTCTGCATAATGGAGTTCCCATCCCTGTGCCTCCGCTTGACGTGCTGCGCCTTGGTGAGCAGAGACAGGAAGAAGCCGGCGAGAAACTCTACCTGGTTCTTTTCTTCGACAACAAACGCACCTG GCAGTGGCTTTCACGAGACAAGGTGATCCCTCTTGGCGTTGATGACACGTCCGATAAACTGCGTATGATGGAGGGCAAGAAGACCAGCATCCGGAAGTCTGTGCAGGTGGCCTATGACCGAGCGATGATCCACCTGAGCAGAGTTCGAGGAGATCATGGTTTTGTCTGCTCCAACTTCATGTAG
- the LOC128018928 gene encoding bromodomain and PHD finger-containing protein 3 isoform X2 — translation MRKPRRRGGLPGAQSDAADTGTAGRGASQPRSLSPYRLKVSPTRETLTYAQAQKIVEVDLDGRLHRISIFDPLMVITEDEMTAQDIAECNSNKENSEQSSVTVVVSSPRRSMAHRGKKKDAKQLSSSSSQNHCSNSLGQTPVHSSVNSHHGTLPKPTFREQESYEPVEASPRPSAYYRYIEKSGEEMETDAEYDMDEEDVAWLELVNEKRVSDGHPQVSPDTFELLIDRLEKESFLESRSQAPSQSIIDEDAFCCVCLDDECLNSNVILFCDICNLAVHQECYGVPYIPEGQWLCRCCLQSPSRPVDCVLCPNQGGAFKQTSDGRWAHVVCAIWIPEVCFANTVFLEPIEGVDNIPPARWKLTCYLCKQKGCGASIQCHKANCYTAFHVTCAQRAGLFMKIEPVRETTVNGTTFSVKKTAFCEAHSPPAKDGSDDETGGRVLGCRANRGCSAYTQTPQLKKQRRSNKLDSKQKKEEVSKKVATPLVTVSEIPTQRLNKMSKDVIIQKKNQFMQRLHNYWLLKRQSRNGVPLIRRLHSHLQGQRSAEQAEPDEKLNAVREELKYWQKLRHDLERARLLIELIRKREKLKREQVKIHQAATEHQLTPVLVLLRSTLEQLQEKDTAKIFAQPVNLKEVPDYMEFITHPMDFSTIKSKLEAHKYRSITDLEADFNLMISNCLLYNAKDTVFYQAAIRLRDLGGAILRHAQRQAQNTGFDLDTGMHLAESPHKNDYYRCTLEDVDTLLDPDNRLHMTTENQLRELLDKLDVVTSMRSSGARTRRIRLIRREINNIRYKQQTRNSHMLNGDLKEEEEEEDEDKEMDDDCKSTPPPMLEPTGLALSPPPSDTHQEPPTLRPMTSDPRTTPCTPKRLKLNSESQEADSDAAPVNSCTKPEDRLPENKLINGLSSTESPTRLATGGVGRRTSVLFKKAKNGAKLQRERDNQMQNRSREEAVSTDPDPARTPNCNANIKTETSAQPKPSTPPPISTPAKQRARSRSCSPEHERTPPRLILEPALTNGFRKHRDGSSDSECSSSPILRELISTPKKSRGKPALSKVPFLETVNGDFDYTGTDALSNGDAPEPEPLDLVWAKSRGYPSYPALIIDPDMPQEGLLHNGVPIPVPPLDVLRLGEQRQEEAGEKLYLVLFFDNKRTWQWLSRDKVIPLGVDDTSDKLRMMEGKKTSIRKSVQVAYDRAMIHLSRVRGDHGFVCSNFM, via the exons ATGAGAAAACCACGACGGAGGGGAGGCCTCCCCGGAGCCCAAAGTGATGCCGCAGACACAGGTACAGCAGGTAGGGGGGCATCACAGCCACGCTCACTCTCTCCCTACCGGCTGAAGGTTTCACCCACCAGAGAAACCCTAACGTACGCCCAGGCTCAAAAGATTGTGGAGGTGGACCTGGATGGAAGATTGCATCGGATCAGCATCTTTGACCCTTTGATGGTGATCACTGAAGATGAGATGACAGCTCAGGACATTGCTGAGTGCAACAGCAACAAGGAGAACAGCGAGCAGTCATCGGTGACCGTCGTCGTCAGCTCTCCGCGCCGATCGATGGCTCACAGGGGGAAAAAGAAAGATGCAAAGCAGTTGTCATCATCGTCATCACAAAACCACTGCTCCAACTCTCTCGGACAAACTCCAGTGCATTCTAGCGTCAACAGCCACCACGGCACCTTACCCAAGCCCACTTTTAGAGAACAAGAGTCTTATGAACCAGTTGAAGCGTCTCCTCGCCCTTCGGCATACTACCGTTACATTGAGAAGTCCGGTGAAGAGATGGAAACGGATGCAGAGTATGATATGGACGAGGAGGACGTGGCCTGGCTTGAGCTGGTGAATGAAAAACGAGTGTCAGATGGCCATCCGCAAGTGTCACCTGACACTTTTGAACTCCTGATAGATCGTCTAGAAAAAGAGTCGTTCTTGGAGTCGCGAAGCCAAGCTCCCTCACAGAGCATCATCGATGAAGACGCCTTCTGCTGCGTCTGCCTCGACGATGAATGTCTCAACAGTAACGTCATCCTGTTTTGTGACATCTGCAACCTTGCTGTGCACCAGGAGTGTTACGGCGTTCCCTACATCCCTGAGGGCCAGTGGCTCTGCCGCTGTTGCCTGCAGTCACCCTCTCGCCCCGTGGACTGTGTGCTTTGCCCGAATCAGGGCGGAGCGTTTAAACAGACCAGCGATGGGCGATGGGCACATGTGGTCTGCGCCATTTGGATCCCAGAGGTGTGTTTCGCCAACACGGTCTTCCTTGAGCCCATTGAGGGCGTGGACAACATTCCTCCAGCTAGGTGGAAGCTAACATGCTACCTGTGCAAGCAGAAAGGTTGCGGGGCGTCCATTCAGTGCCACAAGGCCAACTGCTACACAGCCTTCCATGTAACCTGTGCGCAGAGAGCTGGACTCTTTATGAAAATAGAGCCGGTCAGAGAGACTACTGTGAATGGGACTACGTTTTCAGTGAAAAAGACTGCATTTTGTGAGGCACACTCACCGCCTGCGAAGGACGGGTCAGATGATGAGACCGGGGGGAGGGTTTTGGGGTGTCGGGCTAATAGGGGGTGCAGTGCCTACACGCAGACGCCACAGCTTAAAAAGCAGAGACGAAGCAATAAACTGGATTCTAAGCAAAAGAAAGAAGAGGTGTCAAAAAAAGTTGCAACACCATTGGTCACTGTTTCAGAAATACCTACTCAAAG ATTGAACAAAATGTCTAAAGATGTGATCATACAGAAGAAGAATCAGTTCATGCAGAGACTTCACAACTATTGGTTACTTAAGCGTCAGTCACGCAACGGAGTGCCTCTCATTCGTCGTTTACATTCCCATCTGCAGGGCCAGAGGAGTGCAGAACAG GCAGAGCCAGATGAAAAGCTGAATGCTGTGAGAGAAGAGCTGAAATACTGGCAAAAGCTTCGTCACGATCTGGAGCGAGCGCGACTCCTGATCGAGCTCATCCGCAAGAGAGAGAAGCTAAAGCGAGAGCAG GTGAAGATTCACCAGGCTGCGACTGAGCATCAGTTAACTCCTGTCCTGGTACTGCTGCGCTCCACTTTAGAACAGCTTCAGGAGAAAGATACTGCAAAAATATTTGCTCAGCCTGTCAACTTGAAAGAG GTCCCAGATTACATGGAGTTTATCACACACCCCATGGACTTCTCCACCATAAAATCCAAATTGGAGGCTCACAAATATCGCTCTATCACTGACCTTGAGGCTGATTTCAACCTCATGATCTCCAACTGCCTGCTTTATAATGCTAAAGACACTGTGTTTTACCAAGCTGCAATACGCCTGAGGGACTTAGGAGGTGCTATCCTGAGGCACGCCCAGAGACAAGCCCAAAACACAGGCTTTGACCTGGACACAGGCATGCACCTGGCAGAATCACCGCACAAAAACGACTACTACCGCTGCACTTTGGAAGATG TCGACACGCTGCTAGACCCTGATAATCGATTGCACATGACAACAGAAAACCAGTTGAGGGAGCTGCTAGACAAATTGGACGTGGTGACGTCCATGCGCTCGAGTGGTGCACGCACACGGCGTATACGCCTGATCCGGCGAGAAATCAACAACATCCGCTATAAACAGCAAACAAGGAACTCACACATGCTCAATGGAGACCtcaaagaagaagaggaggaggaggatgaagacaaAGAGATGGATG ATGACTGTAAGTCAACTCCCCCACCCATGCTGGAACCCACAGGCCTTGCTTTGTCCCCTCCACCATCAGACACCCACCAGGAACCACCGACCCTGCGACCCATGACGTCCGACCCTAGGACAACCCCATGCACACCCAAGCGCCTCAAACTCAACAGCGAGAGCCAAGAGGCCGATTCAGATGCTGCACCTGTGAACAGCTGCACGAAACCTGAGGACCGCCTGCCCGAAAACAAACTGATCAACGGCCTCTCCTCCACGGAGTCACCGACCCGACTTGCCACAGGAGGAGTTGGGCGACGAACGTCCGTCctctttaaaaaagcaaaaaatggaGCAAAGCTCCAGCGTGAGCGAGACAATCAGATGCAGAACAGAAGCAGGGAGGAGGCCGTCAGCACTGACCCAGACCCTGCACGCACACCTAACTGCAATGCCAACATCAAGACTGAAACCTCAGCCCAGCCAAAACCTTCAACACCTCCGCCAATATCAACCCCAGCCAAACAGAGAGCAAGAAGCCGCAGCTGTAGTCCAGAGCATGAGAGAACACCCCCTCGACTGATTCTAGAGCCTG cTCTTACCAACGGATTCAGAAAGCACCGAGATGGCAGCTCTGACTCAGAATGCAGCTCATCTCCGATTCTCAGAGAACT CATCTCAACCCCAAAAAAGAGCCGAGGGAAACCTGCTTTGTCCAAAGTACCTTTCTTGGAAACGGTTAACGGAGACTTTGACTACACTGGGACTG ATGCTCTGTCAAATGGGGATGCGCCTGAACCCGAACCTCTGGATTTGGTGTGGGCCAAAAGTAGAGGATATCCGTCCTACCCTGCTCTG ATCATAGATCCAGACATGCCTCAGGAGGGTCTTCTGCATAATGGAGTTCCCATCCCTGTGCCTCCGCTTGACGTGCTGCGCCTTGGTGAGCAGAGACAGGAAGAAGCCGGCGAGAAACTCTACCTGGTTCTTTTCTTCGACAACAAACGCACCTG GCAGTGGCTTTCACGAGACAAGGTGATCCCTCTTGGCGTTGATGACACGTCCGATAAACTGCGTATGATGGAGGGCAAGAAGACCAGCATCCGGAAGTCTGTGCAGGTGGCCTATGACCGAGCGATGATCCACCTGAGCAGAGTTCGAGGAGATCATGGTTTTGTCTGCTCCAACTTCATGTAG
- the LOC128018929 gene encoding mitogen-activated protein kinase 13, producing MESRREFSREEINGTVWEVPVKYVSLKQIGTGAYGTVCSAINNKLKEKVAIKKLHRPFQSEIFAKRAYRELSLLKHMKHENVIGLLDVFTPATKLDDFQDFYLVMPYMYTDLSKVKGILTEDRIQFLVYQMLCGLKYIHGAGIIHRDLKPGNLAVNQDCELKILDFGLARHAEAEMTGYVVTRWYRAPEVILNWMHYTQTVDIWSVGCIMGEMFNGKTLFKGKDYMDQLTQIMKVTGTPGPEFIEKLESPEAKSYVRSQPRYPRKDFSTLFPRACKKAVDLLEKMLVLDADARLTADGALAHSYFDALRDPDDCPEPTPYDDSYDNATLPLEEWKRLSFKEVRSFVPFPRRDSKRRNTLTMS from the exons ATGGAGTCACGAAGGGAATTCAGTCGAGAAGAGATCAACGGTACGGTATGGGAAGTCCCGGTCAAGTACGTTAGCTTGAAGCAGATTGGAACGGGAGCTTATGGCACCGTGTG CTCGGCCATcaacaataaattaaaagaaaaggtGGCCATCAAGAAGCTGCACCGACCCTTTCAGTCAGAGATCTTCGCAAAGAGAGCCTATCGTGAGCTGAGCCTGCTCAAACATATGAAACACGAAAAT GTAATAGGCCTGCTAGATGTCTTCACTCCTGCCACCAAACTGGACGACTTCCAAGACTT CTACCTGGTGATGCCGTACATGTACACAGACCTCTCTAAAGTCAAGGGCATCCTTACAGAAGACCGCATCCAGTTCCTGGTCTATCAGATGCTGTGCGGACTGAAG TACATTCATGGTGCTGGAATCATTCATAGA GACCTCAAACCAGGAAACCTGGCTGTGAACCAAGACTGTGAGCTGAAG ATCCTGGATTTTGGCCTGGCACGTCATGCGGAAGCAGAGATGACAGGTTACGTGGTGACGCGGTGGTACCGGGCCCCTGAGGTCATTCTAAACTGGATGCACTACACGCAGACAG TGGATATCTGGTCTGTTGGGTGCATCATGGGTGAAATGTTCAATGGAAAAACACTCTTTAAAGGAAAAGACT ACATGGACCAGTTGACTCAGATAATGAAAGTAACAGGGACACCAGGTCCAGAATTTATTGAGAAACTAGAAAGCCCAGAG GCAAAAAGCTATGTCAGATCCCAGCCCCGTTACCCACGCAAAGACTTCTCGACATTGTTTCCCAGAGCGTGTAAAAAAG CGGTAGATCTACTTGAGAAGATGCTGGTGCTAGATGCTGATGCTCGCCTCACTGCTGATGGTGCGTTGGCTCACAGTTATTTTGATGCCCTGAGGGACCCAGATGACTGCCCAGAGCCCACACCATACGATGACAGCTACGACAACGCCACATTGCCCTTAGAAGAGTGGAAAC GTTTATCATTTAAAGAAGTAAGAAGCTTTGTTCCTTTCCCAAGAAGAGACTCAAAGAGAAGAAACACACTCACAATGTCCTAG